CTCTCGACGTACCGGGCCTGGGACCGGATCAGCGACAAGGCGGCGGTCGGCGGGTACATGCGGCGCACCATGACGAACCTGCACATCAGCGCCTGGCGTCGGCGCAAGCTCAACGAGTACCCGACGGAGGAGCTGCCCGAGGCGCCCGGTGAGCACGACACGATGCGCGGCACCGAGCTGCGCACCGTGCTGTGGCAGGCGCTGGCGCGGCTGCCGCAGCAGCAGCGGACCATGCTGGTGCTCCGCTACTACGAGGGGCGCACCGACCCGGAGATCGCGGACACGCTGAACATAAGCGTCGGCACGGTCAAGAGCAGCATCTGGCGCACGCTGCGGCGTCTGCGCGAGGACCGGGCGCTCAGCCTCGGCCAGGACCAGGAGGAGTCCTTCGGCGAGCTGGTGGCCTGACATCTTCCGCTTCCCCGGGCCGCTCGCGCGGCGGGGGAAGGGGACGGGGGCGGGGAACGGGGGCAGCGGGGGGAACGCGGGGGACGGGGGAGAGGAGCACGGCCCGGCCGGGGGGTTCGGCCGGGCCGTGCTTCCGCGCGCCCCGTTTCCGGCCGGGGCGCCGCCCGGCGCGCGAACGGCACGGGCGTCCGCGTCGCGGAAACGGGATGGCGGGCGCGGGATCAGACGCCCGTGGGGTGCCAGACCGTCTTCGTTTCGAGGAACGTCAGCAGGCGCGAGGTGCCCGGATCGGCCGACCAGTCCTCGCCGTCGGCGGCGGGCCGCCGCACGCGCTTGAGGTTCTCCGCGGCCGACGCCTCAAGCTCGGCCGCAAGCGGTGAGCCGCCGGCGCCGGTCAGGTCGATGGCGTTGACGTCCTGGTGGGCGGCGAGCGGGGGGCCGAGTTCCGCGGTGCGGCCGGAGAGCACGTTGACCACACCGGCCGGCACGTCCGAGGTGGCGAGCACCTCGGCCAGGGAGAGGGCGGGCAGGGGGGCGCGTTCCGCCGCCACGAGCACCGCCGTGTTGCCGCCGGCGATCACGGGGGCGAGGACGGAGACGAGGCCGAGCAGCGAGGAGTCCTGCGGCGCGAGGACGGCCACGACACCGGTCGGCTCCGGGGTGGAGAGGTTGAAGTAGGGGCCGGCCACCGGGTTCGCGGAGCCGGCGATCTGTGCGATCTTGTCCGTCCATCCCGCGTACCACACCAGGCGGTCGATCGCGGCCTCCACCACGGCCCCGGCCCGTGCGCCGGAGAGCCCTTCGGCCGCCGCGACCTCGGCGGCGAACTGGGCCGCGCGGCCCTGCGCCAGCTCGGCCACCCGGTACAGGATCTGTCCGCGGTTGTAGGCCGTG
Above is a genomic segment from Streptomyces marincola containing:
- a CDS encoding SigE family RNA polymerase sigma factor, whose protein sequence is MSAVHGVTGTVVNGTRTSTAMVPVRCGEKSGTASRLGGRRGVGHQRPHLTAVGATGGRNGSVRREGATEAEFTAYVRERRASLYATAYHLTGDRHEAEDLLQSALLSTYRAWDRISDKAAVGGYMRRTMTNLHISAWRRRKLNEYPTEELPEAPGEHDTMRGTELRTVLWQALARLPQQQRTMLVLRYYEGRTDPEIADTLNISVGTVKSSIWRTLRRLREDRALSLGQDQEESFGELVA
- a CDS encoding aldehyde dehydrogenase family protein; this encodes MPEHTTPLAVYKTYKLFIGGAFPRSESGRVYEVTDPEGTWLANAPLSSRKDARDAVTAARKAFPRWSGATAYNRGQILYRVAELAQGRAAQFAAEVAAAEGLSGARAGAVVEAAIDRLVWYAGWTDKIAQIAGSANPVAGPYFNLSTPEPTGVVAVLAPQDSSLLGLVSVLAPVIAGGNTAVLVAAERAPLPALSLAEVLATSDVPAGVVNVLSGRTAELGPPLAAHQDVNAIDLTGAGGSPLAAELEASAAENLKRVRRPAADGEDWSADPGTSRLLTFLETKTVWHPTGV